A genome region from Pseudomonas anguilliseptica includes the following:
- a CDS encoding Gfo/Idh/MocA family protein, translating into MKRFALIGAAGYIAPRHMRAIKDTGNELACAYDINDSVGIIDSLSPQSEFFTEFERFYDHAWRLKRDPSTALDIVSICSPNYLHHPHITAGLRLGCDVICEKPLVPSSALLDDLALVERETGKRLYNILQLRHHQAIIDLKSRVGSGSQAHKHEVELTYITSRGKWYMESWKGDPRKSFGVATNIGVHFFDMLHFIFGKLQRNVVHFASEYKAAGYLEYEKARVRWFLSIDANDLPDSVKGKKPTYRSITCDGTEIEFSEGFTDLHTISYQAILDGNGYGIEDARHCVETVETIRTLSLSRAQDGEGHPFLTRLQS; encoded by the coding sequence ATGAAACGCTTCGCTCTGATCGGCGCCGCCGGTTACATCGCCCCCCGCCATATGCGCGCGATCAAGGACACCGGCAACGAGCTGGCTTGTGCCTACGACATCAATGACTCGGTCGGCATCATTGACAGCCTCTCGCCACAGAGCGAGTTCTTCACCGAGTTCGAGCGTTTTTACGACCATGCCTGGCGCCTGAAACGGGACCCGAGCACGGCGCTGGATATTGTTTCGATCTGCTCGCCCAACTACTTGCACCACCCGCACATCACCGCCGGCCTGCGCTTGGGCTGTGACGTGATCTGCGAGAAGCCACTGGTGCCATCCAGCGCGCTGCTGGACGACCTGGCCTTGGTTGAGCGAGAGACCGGCAAGAGGCTGTACAACATCCTGCAACTGCGGCATCACCAGGCAATAATTGACCTGAAGAGCCGTGTCGGTAGCGGTAGTCAGGCTCACAAGCACGAAGTCGAGCTAACCTACATCACCAGTCGCGGTAAGTGGTACATGGAGAGCTGGAAAGGCGATCCGCGCAAATCCTTCGGTGTGGCCACCAACATCGGCGTGCACTTCTTCGACATGCTGCACTTCATCTTCGGCAAGTTACAGCGCAATGTGGTGCATTTCGCTAGCGAATATAAAGCTGCAGGCTATCTGGAGTATGAGAAAGCCCGGGTACGCTGGTTCCTCTCCATTGACGCCAATGACCTGCCTGACTCGGTCAAGGGCAAGAAACCGACTTATCGCTCGATTACCTGCGACGGTACCGAAATCGAATTCTCTGAAGGTTTCACAGACCTGCACACCATAAGCTACCAAGCCATTCTCGATGGCAATGGCTACGGTATTGAGGATGCGCGGCACTGCGTGGAAACCGTCGAAACGATCCGCACCTTATCGCTTAGTCGCGCCCAAGATGGCGAAGGGCACCCGT
- the wbpA gene encoding UDP-N-acetyl-D-glucosamine 6-dehydrogenase, whose product MDVGEVSIAKFKSKEAVVGIVGLGYVGLPLMLRYNAIGYRVLGIDIDADKVAKLNAGQSYIEHIACERISKARASGFEATTDFRRASQCDALILCVPTPLNKYREPDMSFVIDTTNAIKPYLRAGQVLSLESTTYPGTTEEELLPRVQEGGLTVGENIFLVYSPEREDPGNPNFETRTIPKVIGGHTSKCLQVGIALYEQAIDRLVSVSSTKAAELTKLLENIHRAVNIGLVNEMKVVADRMGIDIFEVVDAAATKPFGFTPYYPGPGLGGHCIPIDPFYLTWKAREYGLHTRFIELSGEVNKAMPEYVVGKLMGGLNDRGRALKASRVLVLGIAYKKNVDDMRESPSVEIMELIEAKGGIVAYSDPHVPVFPKMREHHFELTSESLTAENLASFDAVVLATDHERFDYDLILRAAPLIVDSRGKYRTPAAHVIKA is encoded by the coding sequence GGCATTGTAGGGCTCGGATATGTTGGTCTGCCCCTGATGCTTCGCTACAACGCTATTGGGTACCGTGTGCTCGGCATAGACATTGATGCCGACAAAGTCGCCAAGCTCAATGCTGGTCAGAGTTACATTGAGCACATTGCCTGTGAGCGCATCAGCAAAGCTCGTGCATCCGGCTTCGAGGCGACCACTGACTTCCGTCGGGCCAGTCAGTGCGATGCGCTGATTCTCTGCGTACCGACTCCGTTGAACAAGTATCGCGAGCCGGATATGAGCTTCGTGATCGACACCACCAATGCCATCAAGCCTTATCTGCGTGCGGGACAGGTGCTTTCACTGGAAAGTACTACCTACCCGGGTACAACTGAGGAAGAGTTGCTGCCGCGCGTTCAGGAAGGCGGTCTTACTGTGGGCGAGAATATCTTCTTGGTTTACTCGCCTGAGCGTGAAGACCCAGGTAATCCAAATTTTGAAACGCGAACCATTCCAAAGGTTATCGGTGGGCATACATCTAAGTGTCTGCAGGTCGGTATCGCGCTCTATGAGCAGGCTATCGATCGGTTGGTTTCTGTCAGCTCGACCAAGGCTGCTGAGCTGACCAAGCTGCTGGAGAATATCCACCGCGCTGTGAACATCGGTTTGGTTAACGAGATGAAGGTGGTCGCCGACCGTATGGGTATCGACATCTTCGAGGTGGTTGATGCTGCAGCTACCAAACCTTTCGGCTTTACCCCCTACTACCCTGGCCCTGGCCTTGGTGGGCATTGCATCCCGATCGACCCGTTCTACCTGACTTGGAAAGCTCGCGAGTACGGCTTGCACACCCGTTTCATCGAGTTGTCCGGCGAGGTCAACAAGGCCATGCCTGAATACGTGGTGGGCAAGCTGATGGGCGGGCTCAACGACCGCGGTCGTGCGCTCAAGGCCAGTCGGGTACTTGTGCTGGGCATCGCCTACAAGAAGAACGTCGACGACATGCGTGAATCACCATCCGTGGAAATCATGGAGTTGATTGAGGCCAAGGGCGGTATAGTCGCTTATAGCGACCCGCACGTGCCAGTGTTCCCGAAGATGCGCGAGCATCACTTCGAGCTGACCAGTGAGTCGCTTACTGCGGAGAATCTGGCCTCCTTTGATGCCGTAGTACTGGCTACCGACCACGAGCGTTTCGACTACGACCTGATCCTGCGCGCTGCTCCGCTGATCGTGGACAGTCGTGGCAAGTACCGGACTCCGGCCGCCCACGTCATCAAAGCCTGA